CACGCCGAAGCTGTAGACCAGGAACACCGCACCGACGATGGCCGGCCGCAATTCGAACGGCGGCTCGCTCAGGCGAAAGCCGATATAGTTGAAGACGGTGACGAAGCCGCCCATCAGCAGGAAGCCGAGCGAGAACAGACCGAGCAGCGCCGGGTCGGTCAGCAGCCCGCGCCACGCCCGCACCAGCGCCGGCAACCCGGCGGCGCGGCGGACGAAATGGCGCGACGGCGGCAGGGCGAGCCAGACGGTGACGGCCGCCGCCACCGCAAGCGCCCCGACCACTCCCACCGCCAGCCTCCAGGTTCCGAGATCGGTTACGACGGCGGTCAGCACCCGGCCGGACATGCCGCCGATGGCGGTTCCGCCGATATAGAGCCCCATGGCGACGCCGGCCGATTTCGGATCGACCTCTTCGGAGACATAGGCCATTGCCACCGCCGGCAGGCCGCTCAAGGCCAACCCCTCCAGCGCCCGCACCGCGAGGAATCCGTGCCAGCCCGGCATCAGCGCGCCGATGATCCCGAGGATGCCGGCGCCGAGCAATGCCGCCACCATCACCGGCTTGCGCCCGATCCCGTCGGAGATGGCGCCCGCCACCAGCAGCGCCACAGCCAGCACGCCGGTGGTCAGCGACAGCGACAGGCTGGATTCGGCCGGCGTCACCCCGAACTCCTGCACGAACTCCGGCAGCAGCGGCTGGACGCAGTAAAGCGTGGCAAAGGTGGAGAAGCCGGCGACGAACAGGATGCGGCTGGCACGGCGATAGGCGGGGGTGCCGGCCTGCAGATAGGCGACCTCTGCATCGGTCTCAGCACCGGTCTCGATCTCGTCGCGCACGCGCTCGGCTCCGTTTTTCTGGCAATGGCGCCGTCCACTGCGGCGCACAACGGACATTGCCCTGTCGTCCCCGTCGGTTCCAACAACAGCCGGGGCGCAGCCGCCATGCCGTTTGCGCAGATCCATATGGACCGTGTGGATGGACGGGCTTGCACTGGACCTTGGCGGGGTCGCGCCGTATAACCAATCCCCCACACAATTCGTTGATTGTTCGAGCCATGCACGACCTTCGCGCCATCCGTGAGAATCCCGAAGCCTTCGACCGCGGCCTTGGCCGCAGGGGATTGGCGCCGATGTCGTCCTCCGTGCTCGACCTCGACGGCCGCCGCCGCGCCGCGCAGACCCAGATGCAGGAGATGCAGGCCCGCCGGAACGAGGCGGCGAAGGAAATCGGCCTCGCCAAGCGCGAAGGCCGCGATGCCCAGCCGATCCTGGACGAAATGGCGACCCTGAAGGAGCGCCTGCCCCAGGTCGAGGAGGAGGAACGCGCGCTCGGGGCCGAACTCGACGCGATCCTGGCCGGCCTACCCAACATCCCGGCCGACGACGTGCCGGAGGGGCCGGACGAGACCGCCAACGTCGAGGTCCGCCGCTGGGGCACCCCGCCCGACATCGCCAACCCCAAGCAGCATTACGAGCTGGGCGAGGCGCTGGGCCTGATGGACTTCGAGGCGGCTGCCCGCATGTCCGGCGCCCGCTTCACCGTGCTGAAGGGCGGTCTGGCCCGGCTGGAACGCGCGCTCGCAGACTTCATGCTGGACATCCACACGTCGGAGCATGGCTTCACCGAGATCGCGCCGCCGCTGATGGTGCGCGACAACGCCCTGTTCGGCACCGGCCAGCTGCCGAAGTTCGAGGAGGATCTGTTCAAGACCACCTCGACCGACCATTACCTGATCCCGACCAGCGAGGTTCCGCTGACCAATCTGGTCAACGACCAGATCGTGGCGTCTGAGGAGCTGCCGCTGCGCTACACCGCGCTGACCCCCTGCTTCCGCGCCGAAGCCGGGTCGGCCGGGCGCGACACCCGCGGCATGATCCGCCAGCACCAGTTCTGGAAGGTGGAGATGGTCGCCATCACCACGCCGGAACAGTCGGAGGACGAGCACCAGCGCATGACCCGCTGCGCCGAAACGATCCTGGAACGGCTGGGTCTGCCCTACCGCACCATCGTTCTATGCACCGGCGACATGGGCTTCTCCTCGCGCAAGACCTATGACGTCGAGGTCTGGCTGCCCGGTCAGAACGCCTACCGCGAGATCTCCAGCATCTCCAATTGCGGAGATTTCCAGGCGCGGCGGATGAAAGCCCGTTGCAGGCCGAAGGGCGAGAAGCAAACTCAATTCGTGCACACCCTCAATGGATCGGGTGTGGCGGTCGGGCGCTGCCTGATCGCGGTGCTGGAGAACTACCAGCAGCCCGACGGTTCGATCCTGGTTCCCGAAGCGCTCCGTCCCTACATGCGCGGAGTGGAGAGGATTTCCATCTGATGTTCGACCTGCCGCTCGACCTGTCCCGGACACGCATCCTCGTCACCAACGACGACGGCATCCATGCGCAGGGATTGAAGGTCCTGGAAGCCATCGCGCGCGAACTGTCCGACGACGTCTGGGTCGTCGCGCCGGAGATGGAGCAGTCGGCGGCCAGCCATTCGCTGACCATCAACCGGCCGCTGCGCCTGCGCAAGCTGGACGAACGCCGCTTCACCGTCGATGGCACGCCGACCGACTGCGTGTTGCTGGCGGTCAACCATGTGATGAAGGACGCCCGTCCGACGCTGGTGCTGTCCGGCGTCAACCAGGGCTCCAACATCGGCGAGGACGTGACCTATTCCGGCACCATCGCCGCGGCGATGGAGGCGACCCTGCTGAACGTCCCCGCCATCGCCATGAGCCAGCATTACGAGCCGGGCCAGCCGATCGACTGGTCCGCCGCCGCCGCCCATGGCGCCGACGTGGTGCGCAAGGCCGTGACGGTGGCCTGGCCGAAGAACGTGCTGCTGAACGTCAACTTCCCGGCCCGCCCGGCGGCGGAGGTGACGGGCATCCAGGTGGTGCGCCACGGCAAGCGCAAGATCGGCGACGAGCTGTTGGAGCGTGTGGACCCGCGCGGCAAGCCCTATATCTGGATCGGCACCCTGCGCGGCGAGGCCGACGTGTCCGACGACACCGACATCCATGTCGTGTTCAACGGTGGCATCTCGGTGACGCCCGTCTATCTCGACCTCACCCACACGCCGACGCTGCAGACGTTGAGGCAGGCCTTCGTGTGACATACAACCCGCGCAAGATCCGCTTGCTGATGGCCCTTCGCGGGGCCGGCGTCACCGACACCAAGGTGTTGGCGGCCATCGAACGGATCCCGCGCGAGCTGTTCGTCCCCGAGGCTTTCCAGGACCGGGCGTGGGAGGACACGGCGCTGCCGATCGACCTCGGCCAGACCATCAGCCAGCCGCTGGTGGTCGGTCTGATGACCCAGGCGCTGGAGCTGCAGCCGCGACATCTTGTCCTGGAGGTCGGTACCGGTTCCGGCTATCAGGCGGCCGTGCTGTCGCGGCTCTGCCGCCGGGTCTTCACCATCGAGCGGCTGAAACCGCTCCTGTGCGAGGCGGAGGCGCGTTTCAAGGCGCTCGACATCGGCAATATCACCACGCGGCTCGGCGACGGGACGCGGGGTTGGCCGGAGCAGGCGCCCTTCGCCCGTATACTGGTCACAGCCGCCGGTGGGCCTGAGCCGCCAAAAGACTTGACGGATCAACTCGCCATTGGTGGTGTCTTGGTCATTCCGTTGGGGACCGATCACCGCGACCAGAGGGTCGTGCGTTTCCGGCGCTCCGAAGCTGGCCTTATCCGGGAGGACCTGTGGCCCGTCCGTTTCGTTCCGCTGCTGTCCGACCCGCCGCAACCGGTCCGTTCCGCATGAAATCCGCCATGCCCAAGCGCCTGCTGTCCGCCATGGTCCTGTCCACCGCCGTCCTGGCGCTCGGCGCCTGCGAACGGGTGGGCGGGCTCGCCCCCTTCACCACCGTCTCCGATGTGCCGGATTCGGCCGGCGGCGCCATCACGGTGCAGAAGGGCGACAGCGCCTACAGCCTGTCGCGCCGCTACAACGTGCCGCTGCGCGACCTGATCGAGGCGAACAAGCTGGCGGCGCCCTACCGGCTGGAGGTCGGCCAGCGGCTGGTCCTGCCGACCTCGCGCCAGTACATCGTGCAGAAGGGCGACAGCCTTTACAGCATCTCCCGCATGTACAATGTCGACGTCAGCGAGCTGACGCGGCTGAACAACCTGACGCCGCCCTATGGCGTGAAGGTCGGCCAGCCCCTGCGCCTGCCGGGCGCCAACGACGGCAGCGGCACCATGGTGGCATCCGGCGGCGTGGCGAGTGGCGGTG
The Azospirillum sp. TSA2s DNA segment above includes these coding regions:
- the surE gene encoding 5'/3'-nucleotidase SurE, producing the protein MFDLPLDLSRTRILVTNDDGIHAQGLKVLEAIARELSDDVWVVAPEMEQSAASHSLTINRPLRLRKLDERRFTVDGTPTDCVLLAVNHVMKDARPTLVLSGVNQGSNIGEDVTYSGTIAAAMEATLLNVPAIAMSQHYEPGQPIDWSAAAAHGADVVRKAVTVAWPKNVLLNVNFPARPAAEVTGIQVVRHGKRKIGDELLERVDPRGKPYIWIGTLRGEADVSDDTDIHVVFNGGISVTPVYLDLTHTPTLQTLRQAFV
- a CDS encoding MFS transporter, which encodes MRDEIETGAETDAEVAYLQAGTPAYRRASRILFVAGFSTFATLYCVQPLLPEFVQEFGVTPAESSLSLSLTTGVLAVALLVAGAISDGIGRKPVMVAALLGAGILGIIGALMPGWHGFLAVRALEGLALSGLPAVAMAYVSEEVDPKSAGVAMGLYIGGTAIGGMSGRVLTAVVTDLGTWRLAVGVVGALAVAAAVTVWLALPPSRHFVRRAAGLPALVRAWRGLLTDPALLGLFSLGFLLMGGFVTVFNYIGFRLSEPPFELRPAIVGAVFLVYSFGVVSSPLFGGWSGRFGSNRTLAAAVALMVAGLAMMEIDSLFAIAPGIALFTFAFFGAHSIVSAWIGRRAAVARGQASSIYLFCYYLGSTVAGTLGGLFWHGFGWTGVAAFVGLLILIAVGVTAGLQRSR
- a CDS encoding protein-L-isoaspartate(D-aspartate) O-methyltransferase, yielding MTYNPRKIRLLMALRGAGVTDTKVLAAIERIPRELFVPEAFQDRAWEDTALPIDLGQTISQPLVVGLMTQALELQPRHLVLEVGTGSGYQAAVLSRLCRRVFTIERLKPLLCEAEARFKALDIGNITTRLGDGTRGWPEQAPFARILVTAAGGPEPPKDLTDQLAIGGVLVIPLGTDHRDQRVVRFRRSEAGLIREDLWPVRFVPLLSDPPQPVRSA
- the serS gene encoding serine--tRNA ligase, whose protein sequence is MHDLRAIRENPEAFDRGLGRRGLAPMSSSVLDLDGRRRAAQTQMQEMQARRNEAAKEIGLAKREGRDAQPILDEMATLKERLPQVEEEERALGAELDAILAGLPNIPADDVPEGPDETANVEVRRWGTPPDIANPKQHYELGEALGLMDFEAAARMSGARFTVLKGGLARLERALADFMLDIHTSEHGFTEIAPPLMVRDNALFGTGQLPKFEEDLFKTTSTDHYLIPTSEVPLTNLVNDQIVASEELPLRYTALTPCFRAEAGSAGRDTRGMIRQHQFWKVEMVAITTPEQSEDEHQRMTRCAETILERLGLPYRTIVLCTGDMGFSSRKTYDVEVWLPGQNAYREISSISNCGDFQARRMKARCRPKGEKQTQFVHTLNGSGVAVGRCLIAVLENYQQPDGSILVPEALRPYMRGVERISI